One segment of Radiobacillus kanasensis DNA contains the following:
- a CDS encoding MFS transporter, whose translation MNTKKVFPVLVAVMFLVMVGFGIIIPVLPFYAEELGASPTELGLLMSIYSLMQLIFAPMWGRLSDRIGRKPIMMIGIFGLALSFFIMALSTNLWMLFVARIIGGILSAANMPTVMAYVADITTEEDRGKGMGLIGAATGLGFIFGPAIGGGFTNINLHTPFYIAGISSIVTFFLVLFVLKESLAVSHNKIDKGKASLKEVLRGPLSMLYFLQFFVSLSLSGLEATFAYFSAKQAGLDSVTLGYIFMIMGLASAGVQGSMGKLTKKYGEAKIIQAGILVSAIGFGLILFTQNFTTAAIFLAIFGVGNGVIRPSVSSLLTKLSKSGHGSATGYLSSFDSLGRIIGPILGGWLYSFTIGLPYVTGILLSLIALILFRIYVVRSNQQLDH comes from the coding sequence TTGAATACGAAAAAAGTCTTTCCCGTACTTGTTGCGGTTATGTTTCTTGTTATGGTTGGCTTCGGAATTATTATTCCTGTACTTCCTTTTTATGCAGAGGAGCTTGGTGCATCACCAACCGAGCTTGGTTTATTAATGTCTATATATTCTTTGATGCAACTTATATTCGCTCCAATGTGGGGTCGTCTTTCGGATCGGATTGGTCGTAAGCCTATCATGATGATCGGCATTTTTGGACTTGCTCTATCTTTTTTCATCATGGCACTGTCCACAAACCTATGGATGCTATTTGTTGCCAGAATCATTGGAGGCATATTGTCAGCAGCTAACATGCCAACCGTCATGGCTTATGTTGCGGATATCACAACAGAGGAAGATCGCGGTAAGGGGATGGGATTGATCGGGGCCGCTACTGGTCTTGGATTTATTTTTGGTCCGGCTATTGGTGGAGGGTTTACAAATATTAATTTACATACCCCTTTCTATATCGCCGGCATCTCATCTATAGTCACTTTTTTCTTAGTTTTATTTGTCCTAAAAGAATCCTTAGCGGTTTCACATAACAAAATCGATAAAGGTAAAGCCTCCTTAAAAGAGGTGTTACGCGGACCTTTATCCATGTTGTATTTCCTACAATTCTTTGTCTCTTTGTCCCTATCTGGCTTGGAGGCTACTTTTGCTTATTTCTCTGCGAAACAAGCAGGACTAGATTCGGTTACATTAGGCTATATTTTTATGATTATGGGGCTTGCAAGTGCGGGCGTACAAGGCTCTATGGGGAAACTGACTAAAAAGTATGGGGAAGCTAAGATTATCCAAGCTGGAATTCTAGTTTCTGCTATCGGTTTCGGACTAATTCTTTTCACGCAGAACTTTACAACTGCAGCTATTTTCCTAGCAATATTCGGTGTTGGGAATGGTGTCATTCGCCCAAGTGTTTCTTCTTTATTAACAAAACTGTCTAAGTCCGGACATGGAAGTGCCACTGGCTATTTATCTTCCTTCGACTCTCTCGGAAGAATAATAGGACCTATATTAGGAGGCTGGCTTTACTCCTTCACTATAGGTCTGCCTTATGTCACTGGCATTCTATTATCCCTGATCGCCTTAATCCTATTCCGGATCTATGTAGTGAGATCCAATCAGCAGCTTGATCATTAA
- a CDS encoding DEAD/DEAH box helicase, with protein sequence MDITLNQKIIKEMCGTVSFKKGDSFYRANKVTFEDYSPDRCSATITGLQDILVTIEKDSNGGFRTNCTCPTLVSVKNDCQHIAAVLLAIYDHQRHNTIPIVHTNASANQALTEGLMSIFNNQRTRSSGHQLHFENRQVLDLVFTCKPVSVDGKQYLLGIEMTIGPIKIKNIRDFLRQVKTGNLCTLSPSFTYDPALHCFPKETDAVIQRLIPVIHDEEMYVDSLPDSFDYTIDNHLLLIPPSSGERLIPLLTRAPLVRMEYDGNTFEGFHFLEEELPLQFDFAETASGDYKVKIKGINRMVVLNSYKVVLYDGKLIQLRDEENKRLSELKQMLDDSGTNQIPIPRDQMNFFMEKVVPGLRKLGDVRLSEGMTQRLEKTPLSAKLYLDRVKNRLLAGLEFHYGNIVINPLESREIQNKYIVIRDVGKENEILKLMDDSSFTKTDEGYFLHNEELEYEFLQHVTPMLQKLVQIYATTAVRNRVVRDKAFPKIRIKYKKERTDWLEFKFEMDGIPEKEIREILKELEEKRKYYRLRNGSLLSLETREFEEIRRFLHAAPVQDEDLESGFDVPIVRGLRLLDSVDDSSTFTIEESFRHFLEKLKSPDERAFAVPKSLDSILRDYQKHGYRWMKTMASYGFGGILADDMGLGKTLQSIAFILSELPNIRERKRPVLIVCPASLTYNWLSECKKFTPEIQAIVVDGNKDKRSKIRKDVMDKDVVITSYPMLRSDIQWYEKQSFHTAFFDEAQAFKNPFTQTARAVKKIQADYRFALTGTPVENSLEELWSIFHVVFPELFLGLKEYSDLPREKIARRARPFLLRRLKENVLAELPGKRELTESMELLPEQKKLYAAYLSKLKHDTLKHLDRDTLRKNRIRILAGLTRLRQICCHPALFVDGYKGSSAKFEQLMRIIEESRLSGRRVLIFSQFTKMLKIIGKDLAIQGLPFFYLDGQTPSEERVEICNRFNAGERDLFLISLKAGGTGLNLTGADTVILYDIWWNPAVEQQAADRAHRIGQANVVEVIKLVARGTIEEKMNQLQVKKRDLMEEVIGAKENSRSTLTEEDIKEILML encoded by the coding sequence TTGGATATTACATTAAATCAAAAAATCATTAAAGAAATGTGCGGTACAGTCTCCTTCAAAAAAGGTGACTCTTTTTATCGTGCTAATAAAGTAACATTTGAAGATTACAGTCCTGATCGTTGTAGTGCAACAATTACTGGACTGCAGGATATACTTGTCACGATAGAAAAAGATTCTAACGGTGGCTTTCGCACAAATTGCACCTGCCCAACGTTAGTTTCCGTTAAAAACGATTGTCAACATATTGCGGCAGTTTTACTGGCTATATACGATCACCAGCGTCATAATACTATTCCTATCGTTCATACAAATGCTTCAGCAAATCAAGCTCTAACTGAAGGTCTGATGTCTATTTTCAATAATCAACGTACCCGTTCAAGCGGCCACCAGCTTCACTTTGAAAATCGGCAAGTGCTTGATTTAGTGTTTACATGTAAACCCGTCTCCGTAGACGGGAAACAGTATCTTCTTGGAATAGAAATGACCATTGGTCCTATAAAAATTAAAAATATAAGGGACTTCCTGAGGCAAGTAAAAACAGGAAATTTATGCACATTGTCCCCATCATTCACCTATGACCCTGCTCTTCATTGCTTTCCAAAAGAAACGGATGCGGTTATTCAGCGGCTTATTCCAGTGATCCATGATGAAGAAATGTATGTGGACTCGTTACCGGATAGCTTTGACTACACAATCGATAACCATCTGTTACTTATTCCCCCTTCTTCTGGAGAGCGGCTTATCCCTTTACTTACACGAGCGCCGTTGGTAAGGATGGAGTATGACGGGAATACGTTCGAAGGTTTTCATTTTTTGGAAGAAGAGCTTCCACTTCAGTTTGACTTTGCAGAAACAGCAAGTGGAGACTATAAAGTGAAGATTAAAGGAATAAATCGGATGGTTGTGTTGAATTCGTATAAAGTCGTTCTATATGATGGGAAATTGATCCAGTTGAGAGATGAGGAAAATAAGCGTCTCTCCGAACTGAAACAGATGTTAGACGATTCAGGAACGAATCAAATTCCGATTCCACGTGACCAAATGAATTTTTTTATGGAAAAGGTAGTTCCAGGGTTGAGGAAGCTGGGAGATGTCCGACTATCGGAAGGTATGACGCAACGGCTTGAGAAGACACCACTATCTGCCAAGCTATATTTGGACCGGGTGAAAAATCGCCTACTTGCCGGACTGGAATTTCACTATGGAAATATTGTGATCAATCCCTTAGAAAGTCGGGAAATCCAAAATAAATATATCGTGATAAGGGATGTGGGAAAGGAAAACGAGATCCTAAAGCTAATGGATGATAGCTCGTTTACCAAAACAGATGAAGGGTACTTTTTGCATAATGAAGAATTGGAATATGAGTTTTTGCAACATGTCACTCCGATGCTCCAAAAGCTTGTACAAATATATGCAACTACAGCAGTCAGAAATCGGGTTGTCAGAGACAAAGCTTTCCCGAAAATCCGGATAAAGTATAAAAAGGAACGGACCGATTGGTTGGAATTCAAGTTTGAGATGGATGGTATTCCTGAAAAAGAAATACGGGAGATTCTAAAGGAACTAGAGGAGAAACGGAAGTACTACCGTTTGCGGAATGGATCACTTTTGTCCCTGGAGACGAGAGAATTTGAAGAAATCAGGCGTTTTTTGCATGCAGCTCCTGTACAGGATGAAGACCTGGAAAGTGGATTTGACGTACCGATTGTCAGGGGGCTTCGGCTTCTGGATTCTGTTGATGATAGTAGTACGTTCACCATAGAGGAATCGTTCCGGCATTTCCTTGAGAAACTTAAAAGTCCAGATGAAAGGGCATTCGCAGTTCCAAAAAGCTTAGATTCCATATTGCGAGACTATCAAAAACATGGGTACAGATGGATGAAAACAATGGCTAGCTATGGATTTGGAGGAATTCTAGCGGATGATATGGGGTTAGGGAAAACGCTACAAAGTATTGCGTTCATTCTTTCGGAACTTCCCAATATCCGCGAAAGGAAACGCCCAGTTCTCATTGTTTGCCCAGCGTCTTTGACGTATAACTGGCTTAGTGAATGTAAGAAATTCACCCCAGAGATACAAGCAATTGTTGTGGATGGGAATAAAGATAAACGGTCTAAAATACGGAAAGATGTAATGGATAAGGATGTCGTCATTACCTCCTATCCCATGTTACGCAGTGACATACAATGGTACGAAAAACAGTCCTTTCACACTGCGTTTTTTGATGAGGCGCAAGCCTTTAAGAACCCTTTTACACAAACAGCAAGAGCAGTAAAAAAGATACAAGCAGATTACCGATTTGCTCTCACTGGTACGCCTGTAGAGAATTCGTTGGAGGAGCTTTGGTCTATATTCCATGTTGTGTTTCCTGAGCTTTTCCTTGGGTTAAAGGAATATAGTGACCTCCCAAGGGAAAAGATTGCACGCAGGGCACGTCCTTTTTTACTTCGTAGGTTAAAAGAAAATGTACTAGCAGAGCTTCCTGGAAAAAGAGAATTAACCGAATCCATGGAGTTGCTTCCTGAACAGAAGAAGTTATATGCCGCCTATTTGTCGAAGCTTAAACACGATACGTTAAAGCATCTGGATAGAGATACTCTCCGAAAAAATCGTATTAGGATTCTTGCTGGCTTGACTCGATTACGGCAGATTTGTTGTCACCCAGCCTTGTTTGTTGATGGCTATAAAGGAAGCTCAGCTAAATTTGAACAACTGATGCGGATTATAGAGGAATCAAGGCTTTCTGGAAGAAGGGTGTTAATTTTTTCACAGTTTACGAAAATGCTTAAGATTATTGGGAAAGATTTAGCTATTCAAGGGCTACCTTTTTTCTACCTTGATGGACAAACCCCATCAGAAGAACGAGTGGAAATATGCAATCGTTTTAATGCTGGTGAACGTGATTTATTCCTCATCTCCTTAAAAGCAGGTGGTACAGGCCTTAATCTAACGGGTGCTGATACCGTTATCCTATACGACATTTGGTGGAACCCAGCTGTTGAGCAACAGGCAGCTGATCGTGCTCATCGAATTGGTCAAGCGAATGTTGTTGAGGTGATTAAGCTTGTGGCCCGCGGTACAATTGAGGAAAAAATGAATCAATTGCAAGTGAAAAAGAGAGATTTAATGGAGGAAGTTATTGGTGCTAAAGAAAATTCGCGGTCTACGCTTACCGAAGAGGATATTAAGGAAATATTGATGTTGTAG